The genomic DNA TCTGTCCCTTTCTTCAAAACTCATATCCCTACAGTGTTTGTCATAATTTCTTTTCTGTCGCTTACGGGCCAGAAAAAGGTTTTTAGAGACAAAGGCCTTCAGATCATTGAGCTGGGAGATTTTAGAGTAGACTGCAGAGTCAGGGACAGCATCTTGTGGCTGCAGCACTACGTCCAGTGGTCCCCTCAGCGGTCGACAAAGATTGAGTTCAGCCGGGGTGACGCCTGTGGATTCATGTACGGCTGAGTTTAAAGCAAACCTGAACTCTGGAAGATGCTTATcccagtgtttgtgctgagaACCCACAAAAGATGCTATCATGGTTTTTAGAGTACGGTTCACTCTTTCTGTGAGATTTGTCTGCGGGTGGTAGGCAGATGTCAATTTCTGTGACACATTCCATGTCTTGCAGGTGGCTTGGAAGATGGAGGATATGAACTGGGAGCCTCGGTCCGAGAGGATGTAATCTGGTATACCCCACCTAGTGAAAATTTCTTGGGTGAGAATGCGCGAGATAGACTCAGCTGTTGCTGTCCTCAGGGGAAAAAACTCCAGTCCAGGAATGTGTGTTGCCACGGGCAACGTCCCACCAATCTCTAGCTGTACCAAACAGCACATTCCTAAAGGTGATCATCAACTCATCATCACTAAGTGGATTAATCGACAGAAAGTCCTTACACTTTTCCAAATATAATAATGGGTCCGAATTGTCCTCCAGTCTACCAAAGGTAGGGAACTCCAGCTTAATAGGAAAATTCCCCATGAGTCTGCGTCCAGAATCACCAGAGATGGGAGAGTCAGCGGGTGAGGACAACGGAGATTCAGTTATCCCAGCCTTCATCGTTGACTGCAAGCGTGGACGCTGTGTAAGTGTTACTTGGTCATTACAACCAGTTTGAACAGAGGCATCAGACAGGGCAAACGGGCGGAGGCTCTGGTTTTTGATTGTGGTCACGTCAGTGTGCATTGTCTCCAGATGTTGTGAACATTTCCAGACATCATTCTGCACCTGAGAGATATGGTCAGCCACTGGGTTAAAGACCTGCTTCATTTCCTCCAGTATTTCTGTGTGGTGATGCTTCAAACGCCAGTTTAAGGTAGCCGTGAATTGTTCACGTATGTAGTTGAACTGTTTATCCATTGTCCACTGTAATTGTTGCATTTGTTCCTTGTGATAGATTGTGAGTTCTTTTGACATTTCCTGAACCATAAGCTTGATCTCTTCCCTGTGACTGGTTTGTCCAGCTGCAAGCAATTGTACTTGTTCCAGAATTTGTATTGACAGCGGCCTCTGAGCTGCATGTAAGGGTTCTGGTGGAATACTGGTTGTTGTGGAAGCAGCACCACCTTGTGGCAAAGCAAGGAGAGGGATCGTCAGGTCTGAGTCCCCGCACAGATCCATGTCCAACAGCCAGTAGGTAGTTGTAGGTGAACCAGAATACCTTTTGGATTTCTGCAGCCTTTCAGTGCCTAACTCCACAGTTTCTGCAGCAGGTCCTGGCTCCTGATCCATGGAAGGCTTCTCCAAACTACCTCCCAAATGGGAAGCCATAATTCGACCGTAGTCGAGTTGTTTGTTCTAATCAATtgcaaattaaataaagaacTATGGTATCAAAACAcagcgtgtttttttttccccctattttAAATTGATAGTTCATGCTCATTGCCACATAGAAGGAACTGAGTGCACATTGTATAACTTGAAATCTTAGCTAAtatcacaaaactaaacatatcatggtgtattttgtggttttgctgcCATTGGAGTAACTTGCATATCTCTTACAACCAGCCACTAATCCATGAGCGTAAGTCAATAAATCCGCCCCACCCTGCTGTCACATTTCATTCCCGTAATGacgcagctgctgcaggtaggAACACACACATCATGGGAACGAGGAAGGAGCCCTCTCAGGATCCTGTGGGCACGTGTCCAACAATCCTACAACTTACATCAGTTTATTGCAGTCGGAGGAAGTGAACAGTAGCAgggaagctgtgtgtgtgtgtgtgttgtgaggaCATAAATCTGTTTGCACAATCGCATTGAAAGGACCTGTTTCCCATTCAGTGACTTAAAGCAAGTTCCCATAAATCTTATATTTCAAGGTGAACATAAAGGTCAGGTTTGGGGTCAGGCTAAGTTTCTAGGAAACGTGATGGAACCATgactttatatgtgtgtgtgtgtgtgtgtgtgtgtgtgtgtgtgtctattctAGTttgttttggacatattttggtTTGAAACTAACACAGTTACAATGTTCTGGTTGCTTTTCATGCCCTCAAAGGGCTGTAGGAGGAATAGGGTCACATTTTAAGGCTGAAGGAATACTTAGTGTGTAAAGTGTAGATTTGGGTCCTTTGATTGGGTGTCCTCACAAACACCTAAAGGCATTTTTAGACTCAAATGACAACAGTCTCTGCTCAGCTGCACCATCTTGTGTTCAGCAGAGGTTCTGCAGCCACAATATATGAGCTCTGCGGTGAAAAGTAAGTCAggacatttactcaagtactgtcctttttttcctcttaatttgaCCTCtaaacttattttacaaaacaaaatgagtaaaattcaACACACTGTTAAGGCTTCAATCATTGATTTCACAACAAAAGTGGTTTCTGTTAGTGTCACAAGCTTTTCCACCAAACAGAGATTTCATCATTAAATTTCTCTGAAGCTTTTATTTAGTGTTGAAGGTGCAAACAAGTAAAATGACCCTGTAATTCACAAAGCTTAGAGAAACAAgcttagttttttcttcttctctggtcCGTTAATCATGTCAGAACCCCTCAGATTCATCGTGACCTTTAAGAGGGAGCCTGACCCTGAGGTTGGGAACAGCTGGACTACCTAATGACTACCTAATGACTTAATTTACCTAAAGGTAAGTTAAGTCATTAAAAGTAGCACCACCTCACCAAGCTTAAACAGTAACATGCTACTTATGTACTTGTCTATTAGATTAATTTAATGTGctaggtatatatatatatatatatatatatatatatatatatatatatatttgcttaTGAATACAAGACTTTTACTTGTGACAGATTATGTTCATAGTGTTGTAGTAttgtactgttcaaaagtttggggtcacttagaaatgtgaaaaaaaaaatgtcctaattttttaaagaaaagcagggCTTGGGGGTGGTGGTCTTGGGCCAGGAGGCCAGGAAGGTCATCTGGGCCTCGTCAGGGTACTTCTTGCACATCTGAGGGAGGTAGATTCTGGGTCCCTGGCAGGCGTGGCTCAGCTTCCTCAGATTCCACATCATCTGGATGAAGTAGTGGCGAGGGTTGAGGTTGTAGGCGCGGCACAGGTTGGGTTTGCCCTGAAAGTCGCAGTAGTAGGAGCGTCCTGGGGTCTGACCTTTGCAGGAGACACGCAGGCGAGTATAGTCCCCGGCTCCAGACACCACCATGGTGCATGAGTCTTTGGTCTTGGTGGTGAATTTGATGGCCTCATCCCAGATGctgcgctgctgctgctgctgctgcctgttgtcgttgctgttgttgctggtTTGAGCGtaggacacacaaacagctgctgcaaAGACCAGCAGCAACAATCTCATCTTGGCTCTCATGGCGGCGTTAGGTGTGGGAGTGACGGACGGGCTTGGGTGGGGGCTGATGTCTGTGTCTGCACCgggacacacaaacatacacacacagattaaCCACAAGGAAAGGGTGAACATAaactgagggaggaagagggtAAGTCTGCGGGAGACGAGTGGGGGAGCAGTAGGTCTGAAGGAGGCACACATGAGACCGTATGTTGTGAAAAAGAGTTGCAAGACATTATATAATCTCACATAAGAGGCTCATTGACTATTGATGCGAGAGCCCAGGGCCCAACTGCAGCCTGAAAAAGAGCGAAAACTTGATCCGTGACCctggaagaaataaaaaacatcatcatgttcTACTTGTAGCGGTTCAACTAAAAGATTTTGTTGTTGCCCCTACAAAGGTACAATGTTGAAACAATGTTGTAACAATATCAAACCTACTAACACAATCCTTCTATACAACAGATAAAGAGCAGAATACACGTTTACAATAATCAACaccaattatttattttataatccAGTCCTGGTTTTCGTTAGTCCCTTTCGTTTACAGTCCGACCCGTCCAACACAAAGAATCCGCTCCATGTTTTCCAACCAATCCCACCAAAGGAAAGATCCAAACAAGGAAGTGGGTTTCGACTGTTCATTCGGTTCCTAAGAAACACATAATCCAAAGAAAAGCGCTGCCGTCCGGTTTGGAACGGAGGATGAACCATAAACgatggaaaagaaaataaaccaaactcACAGGCCCTCGTTGTTTCGGCGGAGATGCTTGTGCCGCAGCTGGGCGTCCTCCAAGGAAAGTCCGGCTTGCGCCGGCAATCGGTAGCCGGTGACTGTAGAGAACTTGTTGGGTTCCAGTGGGGAGGCCAACACCATCAACTAACCCTCGTTGACTCCTCCGCCGTACTGCTTTGGAGGCCGGCAGATATCAGGAAGTCGCAGGGCCGGTTCTCCCAGCGCCCGGAAAAGCAACCACCTTACTGGCTGGAATGCAGATGGCTGATGGGGCGTGGAGGTCAGGTAAATGCACACCCTCCCAACACGCTCAACACAATACACCTTGGCTATCGCCACACTCTCCTCCccttgaggaaaaaaac from Amphiprion ocellaris isolate individual 3 ecotype Okinawa chromosome 4, ASM2253959v1, whole genome shotgun sequence includes the following:
- the LOC129348764 gene encoding fibroblast growth factor-binding protein 2-like isoform X1, with the translated sequence MSLLYTDISPHPSPSVTPTPNAAMRAKMRLLLLVFAAAVCVSYAQTSNNSNDNRQQQQQQRSIWDEAIKFTTKTKDSCTMVVSGAGDYTRLRVSCKGQTPGRSYYCDFQGKPNLCRAYNLNPRHYFIQMMWNLRKLSHACQGPRIYLPQMCKKYPDEAQMTFLASWPKTTTPKPCFSLKN
- the LOC129348764 gene encoding fibroblast growth factor-binding protein 2-like isoform X2; this translates as MRAKMRLLLLVFAAAVCVSYAQTSNNSNDNRQQQQQQRSIWDEAIKFTTKTKDSCTMVVSGAGDYTRLRVSCKGQTPGRSYYCDFQGKPNLCRAYNLNPRHYFIQMMWNLRKLSHACQGPRIYLPQMCKKYPDEAQMTFLASWPKTTTPKPCFSLKN